The genomic DNA TGGGAAGCCAAGACGGAGAACCCGCCAGCTATAATGTCGCCGACTTGCAACAGCCAGCCTCCGAGCTTACATTTAAGTTTCGTTACTTTCAGGAGCTCAGCTCCGAAATTAAGCTACCTGAAGGCTTTCAAGTTGAGCGAGTGGAGTTAAGTGCCTTTATTAAGGGCAATAAGTGGAATAAAGCTGCGCAAATCGACTTGCAGCAAGCTTGGCCGGATTTGGGTAATACTTGAACTAATTACTCAGGTATTAGATAATCCGCGTGAGTTAACATTTTTAAGGAATTGATAGTGTCAGAGCAAGCTGTAACTGAACAAGCCGCATTTCCGATCCAATTCACCGATGCCGCAGCGGCTCGGGTGAAAGAGTTGGTTGCTGAAGAAGAAAATCCAGCGCTTATGCTGCGAGTTTATGTCACTGGTGGTGGTTGCTCTGGATTCTCTTATGGCTTTACCTTTGATGAGAAAGTCAATGAAGGTGACACCCTCGTAGAGAAGCAGGGCGTGTCGATGGTTGTTGATTCAATGAGCCTACAATATTTAGTGGGTGGGGTGGTTGATTTTACCTCCGGCTTAGAAGGTTCACGCTTCTTGGTGAATAACCCTAATGCCAGTACTACCTGTGGCTGTGGCTCATCATTTAGTATTTAGGCTAGGGCTAAACAAGCTTTACAAAGCCACCTGCGGGTGGCTTTGTTGTTTTTTCCTTACGCCTGCTTTGTCGTTATTTTGTCAGCCGCCTAGATAAAGCATGTTACTGGTGTAACTTAGCCTATATAATCAACAACACTTGCTATCATCAACAGGGAGTGTTTGATTGTGTCGGCCAAGCTAGGGCGGTTTTTTGCAGCTCGCCCGTATATTTTATCTATTGTTATCATTGCGCTAGTGACTATTTGGATGTTCAGTGGCCAATACTCCCAAGCCGAAGCTGAAACTGAAACCCAGTCCCACAACGAATCTCCGCATAAACTTACTCGAGTTCAAGTTCAGCGTTATCACGCTCAGCAAATCGAGCGTAGTTTACAACTTTACGGTCAAACCGAAGCCAAACGTCAAAGTGTGATTTCCGCCGAAGTGGCAGGGCGTCTATTAGAGTTTTTGGTGGCGGAAGGACGTCCCATCACTAAGGGGCAAGCGTTGGCGCGGCTAGATATTCAAGACCGTCGCGCGCAATTAGGGCGCGCCGAGGCTTTATTGGAGCAACGCCGTATAGAGTACGCTGGGGTTAACGCGCTGAGTAAGCAAGGCTTCCAAGGTAAGGCCCGCTTAGCCGAGGCCAAAGCCGCATTGGTCGACGCGGAATCTATGGTGAAGTCGCTTAATCTGGCAATTGACAATACCCTGGTATTAGCTCCCTACAGCGGCATTTTTGAGGAAAATATCGTTGAAGCGGGTGCTTATTTAGGCATTGGAGACCCTATTCTGCGGCTTGCCGATACACAACAACTGTTAGTGCGCACCGATGTTTCGGAGCGTGATGTGGCTTTACTTGAACTAGGACGAAAAGCCTATGTAAGCCTTGTGACAGGACAGCTCTTAGAAGGCAGGGTTGAGTTTATAGCCA from Agarivorans gilvus includes the following:
- the erpA gene encoding iron-sulfur cluster insertion protein ErpA, whose product is MSEQAVTEQAAFPIQFTDAAAARVKELVAEEENPALMLRVYVTGGGCSGFSYGFTFDEKVNEGDTLVEKQGVSMVVDSMSLQYLVGGVVDFTSGLEGSRFLVNNPNASTTCGCGSSFSI
- a CDS encoding efflux RND transporter periplasmic adaptor subunit; translated protein: MSAKLGRFFAARPYILSIVIIALVTIWMFSGQYSQAEAETETQSHNESPHKLTRVQVQRYHAQQIERSLQLYGQTEAKRQSVISAEVAGRLLEFLVAEGRPITKGQALARLDIQDRRAQLGRAEALLEQRRIEYAGVNALSKQGFQGKARLAEAKAALVDAESMVKSLNLAIDNTLVLAPYSGIFEENIVEAGAYLGIGDPILRLADTQQLLVRTDVSERDVALLELGRKAYVSLVTGQLLEGRVEFIASVANANTRTFKVEVLLDNAEQKLKAGVSASVRFPLETVEAIKVSPAVLALDEQGQLGVKTVVDGRVKFVAARLVRSEPDGAWLSGFSGDVDVIVLGQGFVKAGEQVEALTKADIEQQRAL